A single genomic interval of Brevibacillus brevis harbors:
- a CDS encoding tetratricopeptide repeat protein, whose translation MKHNKSILKKTTVVDFKQDAAFFVDRGMRCLNRYDYDKALRSFRRAVEMEPTNAECHCHLASALAETGQFEASNEVLYEVIEKWDPSMTEVYFYMANNYANLEDYHMAEEMAVRYLQEDSTGPYREDAEELLDYIYFELDMPPRHFLPSEKEDVYSKHERARRSLEEGRFLEALDTLKEIIEADPDFLPAWNNLSLAYYYAGEFQKAMETIEQTLDKEEGNLHALCNLAVLLSHHNQTVELLSLIDMLKKVVPFHPENTYKLATTMGVLGQHDEAYFHYQRMLRNGRPHEACTYHYAAISAYLSGKKDQALRWWQKAKQLDPEAGIADQYIQMVKNEQEGETIKPIPYQYNTTQRDVSWEKASFTGVEDFKTDPMIRASLLWALQHGRDEVKFAVLQTLSLIGDDEAETAVRQFYYQTDNQQLQKLALLALADMGADMPEGTPDEANGSPKTEEGMSSIEEGISRYLLSQGKQEAGEWCLDAWRKHHEYAQSRVQVRKEVAWIAALEYVYGTITNEKQSQALLAQKYGISAATLAKCVKVLSTLDFK comes from the coding sequence ATGAAACATAACAAAAGTATTTTGAAGAAAACGACCGTCGTTGACTTTAAGCAAGATGCTGCTTTTTTTGTTGACCGAGGCATGCGTTGTTTGAATCGGTACGACTATGATAAAGCATTGCGTTCATTTCGCCGAGCAGTTGAAATGGAGCCGACGAATGCAGAATGCCACTGCCATTTGGCTAGTGCTTTAGCTGAGACCGGACAGTTTGAAGCGTCGAATGAAGTCCTCTATGAAGTGATAGAAAAATGGGACCCATCGATGACAGAAGTGTATTTTTACATGGCGAACAACTATGCCAACTTAGAAGATTACCATATGGCAGAAGAAATGGCTGTTCGCTATTTACAAGAAGATAGCACCGGACCGTATCGGGAAGATGCCGAAGAGCTCCTCGACTATATTTACTTTGAGCTGGACATGCCACCGCGCCACTTCCTCCCAAGTGAAAAAGAGGACGTATACAGCAAGCATGAACGAGCTCGTCGCAGTCTGGAAGAGGGACGTTTCCTGGAGGCATTGGATACCTTAAAAGAAATCATCGAGGCTGATCCTGACTTTTTGCCAGCGTGGAACAATTTGTCTCTCGCCTACTATTATGCTGGGGAATTCCAGAAGGCGATGGAGACAATCGAACAGACGCTGGATAAGGAAGAAGGAAACCTGCATGCACTTTGCAATTTGGCGGTTTTGCTCTCCCATCACAATCAAACGGTAGAGCTGTTGAGCTTGATTGATATGCTGAAAAAGGTCGTTCCGTTCCATCCGGAAAATACGTATAAGCTCGCAACAACAATGGGAGTGCTTGGCCAGCATGACGAAGCGTATTTCCATTACCAGCGCATGCTGCGAAATGGACGGCCACATGAAGCATGCACGTACCACTACGCTGCGATCTCCGCTTATTTGAGCGGGAAAAAGGATCAGGCACTGCGCTGGTGGCAAAAAGCCAAGCAGTTAGATCCAGAAGCAGGAATCGCAGATCAATACATTCAAATGGTAAAAAACGAACAAGAAGGGGAGACTATAAAACCGATCCCCTACCAATACAATACGACCCAGCGTGATGTTTCTTGGGAAAAGGCTTCATTCACGGGAGTGGAAGATTTTAAAACAGACCCGATGATCCGTGCTTCCCTTCTCTGGGCGTTGCAGCATGGACGCGATGAAGTGAAATTCGCCGTGCTACAAACCTTGTCTCTGATCGGAGACGATGAAGCGGAAACTGCGGTCCGTCAATTTTACTACCAGACGGATAACCAACAACTGCAAAAGCTGGCTTTGCTGGCTCTGGCTGATATGGGTGCAGACATGCCGGAAGGAACTCCTGATGAAGCGAATGGTTCACCGAAGACGGAAGAGGGAATGAGCAGTATAGAAGAAGGCATAAGCCGTTATTTGCTCTCGCAGGGCAAGCAAGAGGCTGGAGAATGGTGCCTTGATGCATGGCGCAAGCATCATGAATATGCCCAAAGTCGTGTACAAGTGCGAAAAGAAGTAGCGTGGATCGCAGCATTAGAATATGTATACGGAACGATAACGAACGAAAAACAGTCACAAGCCCTTCTAGCTCAAAAATACGGCATTTCTGCCGCTACCTTGGCAAAGTGCGTCAAAGTTTTGTCGACACTTGATTTTAAATAG